Proteins from a single region of Campylobacter sputorum:
- the mnmE gene encoding tRNA uridine-5-carboxymethylaminomethyl(34) synthesis GTPase MnmE: protein MNDTITAIATAYGVGAVCIVRLSGPNSLSLATKLTKNKNLKPRYATLCDIFLSNGEFIDEGIVIYFKAPYSFTGEDVIEFQMHGGIVIADTIVNELIYLGARLASPGEFSKRAFLNDKMDLSKAENIQSMINAKSQNAIKILARTMHGELQEFVNSLRNELTKTLAYVETCIDYAEDDLPPEILTQTMDLLDKNIEKLTQILNISEQRQGLIDGFKIAIIGKPNVGKSSILNSMLKFNRAITSDIAGTTRDTIQESIKIGTHLVKIIDTAGIRNSNDNIENIGISHSINAANEADIIIAVFDSSKKSDKEDIEILEICKKSGKEILNVLNKNDLEFKFDLELKNPIKISAKANTDDILKNLEIYLNTKNYDGLMLSSNRQIISSKNALNSLKNAKELLNEFELELFAFEINEAIIGISSITKPFERSEILDEMFSNFCLGK from the coding sequence ATGAATGATACAATTACTGCAATCGCAACCGCTTATGGAGTTGGTGCGGTTTGCATAGTCAGGCTTAGTGGACCAAATTCTCTAAGTCTAGCTACAAAACTTACAAAAAACAAAAATCTAAAACCAAGATACGCAACACTATGCGATATTTTTTTATCTAATGGAGAATTTATAGATGAAGGTATAGTTATATACTTTAAAGCTCCATATAGCTTTACAGGAGAAGATGTAATTGAGTTTCAAATGCATGGTGGAATTGTTATAGCTGACACAATAGTAAATGAACTTATATATCTTGGAGCAAGACTTGCTAGTCCTGGTGAGTTTAGCAAAAGAGCATTTTTAAATGATAAAATGGATTTAAGTAAGGCTGAAAATATCCAAAGTATGATAAATGCAAAAAGCCAAAATGCTATTAAAATACTAGCAAGAACTATGCATGGTGAACTTCAAGAATTTGTAAATTCTCTAAGAAATGAACTTACTAAGACTTTGGCATATGTTGAAACTTGTATTGATTATGCAGAAGATGATTTACCACCAGAAATTCTTACTCAAACTATGGATTTATTAGATAAAAATATAGAAAAATTAACTCAAATTTTAAACATTAGCGAACAAAGACAAGGCTTGATAGATGGCTTTAAAATAGCCATTATAGGTAAGCCAAATGTAGGAAAAAGCTCTATTTTAAACTCTATGCTTAAATTTAATCGTGCTATCACAAGCGATATAGCAGGAACCACGCGTGATACTATACAAGAAAGTATAAAAATAGGCACACATTTAGTAAAAATAATAGACACAGCAGGTATTAGAAATAGCAATGATAATATAGAAAATATAGGGATATCGCACTCTATAAACGCAGCAAATGAAGCGGATATCATCATAGCCGTTTTTGATAGTAGCAAAAAAAGCGATAAAGAAGATATAGAAATTTTGGAAATTTGCAAAAAATCTGGTAAAGAAATTTTAAATGTATTAAATAAAAATGATTTAGAGTTCAAATTTGATTTAGAGCTAAAAAATCCTATAAAAATATCAGCAAAAGCAAACACTGATGACATTTTAAAAAATTTAGAAATATATTTAAATACTAAAAATTACGATGGACTTATGCTTAGTTCAAACCGCCAAATAATATCTAGCAAAAATGCACTAAATTCTTTAAAAAATGCAAAAGAGCTTTTAAATGAATTTGAACTTGAACTTTTTGCATTTGAGATAAATGAAGCGATTATAGGCATTTCTTCTATAACAAAACCATTTGAGAGAAGTGAGATATTAGATGAAATGTTTAGTAATTTTTGCTTAGGTAAATAA
- a CDS encoding Jag N-terminal domain-containing protein, whose translation MKKFEAPTLQEAISKASLELNCSILDLEYNILQNSNSGFLGFFKKPAIIEAINKNEKQNNKETQKSTQKHTKEFNNDKKRNHKKKSIKPNNDATNLNTENSNNEVKNSDKKTKNHTESKTSIDKDKVNSLVDNFYNISKNVDEENRSNLKQDKKNIPLETINEIKKGLELLFSNNCFNINKIEVSEYSKDCVLINLDGEDAALLIGKEGYRYKALSYLLFNWINNKFNLSIRLEIAEFLKTQEERISIYTQSVIQRVEKNGYAQTKILDGVLIKIALEQLREKFPEKYVGIKTSNNGKFIVVNDFIKKHE comes from the coding sequence ATGAAAAAATTTGAAGCTCCAACTTTACAAGAAGCTATTAGCAAAGCTTCTTTGGAACTTAATTGTTCTATACTAGATTTAGAGTATAACATTTTGCAAAATTCAAATAGCGGTTTTTTAGGTTTTTTTAAAAAACCAGCTATCATAGAAGCTATAAACAAAAACGAAAAACAAAACAATAAAGAGACCCAAAAATCTACACAAAAACATACAAAAGAATTTAATAACGATAAAAAAAGAAATCATAAGAAAAAATCCATCAAACCCAACAATGATGCTACAAATTTAAATACAGAAAATTCAAACAATGAAGTTAAAAATAGTGATAAAAAAACAAAAAATCATACCGAAAGCAAAACTTCTATAGATAAAGATAAAGTAAATTCCTTAGTTGATAATTTTTATAACATTTCTAAAAATGTAGATGAAGAAAACAGATCAAATTTAAAACAAGATAAAAAAAACATACCATTAGAAACTATTAATGAAATAAAAAAAGGTCTTGAATTGCTATTTTCAAATAACTGCTTTAACATAAATAAAATAGAAGTTAGTGAGTATAGCAAAGATTGTGTGCTTATAAATTTAGACGGGGAAGATGCTGCACTTTTAATAGGAAAAGAAGGATATAGATATAAAGCATTATCATATTTACTTTTCAACTGGATAAACAATAAATTTAACCTTTCTATAAGACTTGAAATAGCTGAGTTTTTAAAAACACAAGAAGAGAGAATTTCTATTTATACTCAAAGCGTAATTCAAAGAGTTGAAAAAAATGGCTATGCTCAAACTAAAATTTTAGATGGAGTTCTTATAAAAATTGCACTAGAACAACTCAGAGAGAAATTTCCAGAAAAATATGTTGGCATAAAAACATCTAATAATGGTAAATTTATAGTTGTAAATGATTTTATAAAAAAACATGAATGA